A region from the Rufibacter sp. DG15C genome encodes:
- a CDS encoding endonuclease/exonuclease/phosphatase family protein: MLKTLLSFLTALSTGWLLVGVLCQYVPPHVFWPAGFLAMSLPGALLFNFFMGLLWLWKKPLMALLPLLLIVLFWSQHTRYFTLNTPDAEPHPEQQRVSVLSYNVRVFNVYKHLHASDPDLPEKELEWVANHPADILCLQEFYYDKKSRQYNSKKRIGTSKGREMFLGKALTNKIGAEFGLAIFSRYPIVNKGNVTFDRPTKNQVIFVDVKLPNKDTLRVYNMHLESMSIEEKEVAQAVESEAAFKTKGRGIARRLKGGFIARSHQVQRLVEHLQESPHPVLICGDLNDVPSSYTYQQLRRHLDNAFEEGGSGFGFTYNGKLPLRIDNQFFSPTMQLLRFDVLKHISFSDHFPLESTYVLERKPEGVVSEE; encoded by the coding sequence GTGCTGAAGACGCTTCTTTCTTTCCTGACCGCGCTGTCTACGGGCTGGCTGCTGGTGGGAGTTTTATGTCAATATGTGCCGCCGCACGTGTTTTGGCCGGCTGGCTTTTTGGCCATGTCGCTGCCTGGGGCCTTGCTCTTTAATTTCTTCATGGGTCTGCTCTGGCTCTGGAAGAAACCGCTCATGGCGCTTCTGCCATTGCTATTGATTGTTCTTTTCTGGAGCCAGCATACCCGCTACTTTACCTTGAATACCCCAGACGCAGAGCCTCACCCAGAACAACAGCGCGTGAGTGTGTTAAGTTACAACGTGCGCGTGTTCAACGTATACAAGCACCTGCACGCATCAGATCCAGACCTTCCTGAAAAGGAGCTGGAATGGGTGGCCAACCACCCCGCTGACATCCTTTGCCTGCAGGAATTCTATTATGACAAGAAAAGCCGGCAGTACAACAGCAAAAAGCGCATAGGCACCAGTAAGGGCCGCGAAATGTTCCTGGGCAAGGCGCTCACTAACAAAATAGGCGCTGAGTTTGGCTTGGCTATTTTTTCCCGGTACCCTATCGTGAACAAAGGCAACGTGACCTTTGATCGCCCTACCAAAAACCAGGTCATTTTTGTGGACGTCAAGCTGCCCAACAAAGACACGCTGCGGGTCTACAACATGCACCTGGAATCCATGAGCATTGAGGAAAAGGAAGTAGCCCAAGCCGTAGAAAGCGAAGCCGCCTTCAAAACCAAAGGCCGCGGCATTGCCCGAAGGCTCAAGGGCGGCTTCATTGCCCGTAGCCACCAGGTACAGCGTTTGGTAGAGCATTTGCAAGAAAGTCCGCATCCGGTTTTGATTTGCGGCGACTTAAACGATGTGCCCAGTTCTTACACCTACCAACAGTTGCGCCGGCACCTAGACAACGCGTTTGAAGAGGGCGGAAGCGGTTTTGGGTTTACCTACAACGGCAAGCTGCCTCTGCGCATTGACAACCAGTTCTTCAGCCCCACCATGCAGTTGCTTCGGTTTGACGTGCTAAAGCATATTTCTTTTTCAGACCATTTTCCCCTGGAAAGCACGTATGTGTTGGAGAGAAAGCCCGAAGGGGTAGTCTCAGAAGAATAG
- the tatA gene encoding twin-arginine translocase TatA/TatE family subunit — protein MMLSNILAFIGNLGTGEMILIVLVILLLFGAKRIPDLARGLGKGIREFKDATNEIKSDIEKSANNNDRPNNSGYNNGPYNPNPNAGYQQPAPQNPAPGAYNNDPAVNPNPTTTPNNTNV, from the coding sequence ATGATGCTATCTAACATTTTGGCGTTTATCGGTAACCTGGGCACGGGAGAGATGATTTTGATCGTGCTTGTGATCCTTCTTCTTTTCGGCGCGAAGCGTATTCCAGATTTGGCCCGCGGCTTAGGAAAAGGTATCCGGGAGTTCAAGGACGCCACCAATGAGATCAAGTCAGACATTGAGAAGTCGGCCAACAACAACGACCGTCCCAACAATAGCGGCTACAACAACGGCCCTTACAACCCAAACCCTAACGCCGGTTATCAGCAACCAGCCCCGCAAAACCCTGCGCCTGGTGCCTACAACAATGACCCAGCGGTAAATCCAAACCCAACCACAACTCCCAACAATACCAACGTTTAA
- the gatA gene encoding Asp-tRNA(Asn)/Glu-tRNA(Gln) amidotransferase subunit GatA, with protein MHYTSLDAIREEIGRGSLTCKKLVEQYLQNISEKRHLNAFLEVFEEEALRQAEEVDAKLKAGTAGKLAGMVIGLKDVLAYEGHALQASSQILNGFKSLYTGTAVQRLLQEDAIIIGRQNCDEFAMGASNENSSFGPALNDADNTRVPGGSSGGSAVAVQAHLCLASIGSDTGGSVRQPGAFCGVVGFKPTYSRISRYGLIAYASSFDQIGVLTHSVEDAALLTEVMAGADEFDSTVSQREVPAYSQSLTYDRPARIGYIKDSIESPGLQPEVKDAVMGVLDRLQEEGHTVEAVDFPYLDYMVPTYYILTTAEASSNLGRYDGVKYGYRSENVTDLTSLYKKTRSEGFGPEVQRRIILGTFVLSADYYDAYYTKAQQVRRLIKDKTDELLKQYDFLILPTAPTTAFKIGENTKDPLAMYLADIFTVQASLAGVPAISLPIGQDAAGLPIGVQLMTKAFGEEQLFAFSKQLMDHQKTVSA; from the coding sequence ATGCACTACACATCCCTTGACGCTATCCGTGAGGAGATAGGCCGAGGCTCGCTCACCTGTAAAAAACTTGTAGAGCAGTACTTGCAGAACATATCAGAAAAGCGCCACCTCAATGCTTTTTTAGAAGTGTTTGAAGAAGAAGCCCTTCGGCAAGCCGAGGAGGTGGATGCTAAACTAAAAGCCGGCACCGCCGGCAAACTGGCAGGAATGGTGATTGGCCTGAAAGACGTGTTGGCCTACGAGGGCCACGCGCTCCAGGCCTCCAGCCAGATCCTGAACGGTTTCAAGTCCCTGTACACCGGTACCGCCGTACAGCGCCTGTTGCAGGAAGACGCCATCATCATTGGCCGTCAGAACTGCGACGAGTTTGCCATGGGCGCCTCTAATGAGAATTCTTCCTTTGGCCCCGCGCTCAATGACGCAGACAACACCCGCGTGCCGGGTGGCTCCTCTGGGGGCTCTGCCGTGGCCGTGCAAGCACACCTTTGTTTAGCCTCTATTGGCTCAGACACGGGTGGTTCTGTGCGTCAGCCGGGCGCGTTCTGCGGAGTGGTGGGTTTTAAGCCCACGTATTCCCGCATTTCTCGCTACGGCCTCATCGCCTATGCTTCTTCTTTTGACCAGATTGGGGTTTTGACGCATAGCGTGGAAGACGCCGCTCTTTTGACAGAGGTAATGGCGGGCGCCGATGAGTTTGATTCTACTGTGAGTCAGCGCGAGGTACCAGCCTACAGCCAGAGCCTGACCTATGACCGCCCAGCGCGCATTGGTTACATAAAGGATTCTATTGAAAGCCCAGGCTTGCAGCCCGAGGTGAAAGACGCCGTGATGGGCGTGCTTGACAGATTGCAGGAAGAAGGCCACACCGTAGAGGCCGTGGACTTCCCGTACCTGGACTACATGGTGCCTACCTATTACATCCTGACCACGGCAGAGGCCAGCTCTAACCTGGGCCGCTATGACGGGGTCAAGTACGGCTACCGCAGCGAGAATGTCACAGACTTAACTTCGCTTTATAAAAAGACCCGCTCAGAAGGATTTGGTCCTGAAGTGCAGCGTCGTATCATTCTGGGCACCTTTGTGTTGAGCGCAGATTACTATGACGCCTACTATACCAAGGCCCAGCAGGTAAGACGCCTCATCAAAGACAAGACAGATGAGTTGCTCAAGCAATATGATTTCTTGATATTGCCTACCGCCCCCACCACAGCTTTTAAGATAGGCGAGAACACCAAAGACCCGTTGGCCATGTATTTGGCAGACATCTTCACGGTGCAGGCTTCGTTGGCGGGCGTTCCGGCTATTTCGTTACCAATTGGGCAAGACGCCGCAGGCCTGCCTATTGGGGTGCAACTGATGACAAAAGCGTTTGGAGAAGAGCAACTGTTTGCCTTCTCCAAGCAACTGATGGACCACCAAAAAACCGTTTCTGCTTAA